The Phragmites australis chromosome 13, lpPhrAust1.1, whole genome shotgun sequence DNA window CGCGATGATGCCGCCGTCGGACGCGCCAGCCCACGCCCCCACCGTGAAGATGGCTAGCTTGCCGTACGTCGTGGCGAGGGACCAGTCCGTGAGGCCGCACCCATACGCGTTGCAGAAGGCCAGCACGGGCGCGATCACGTACGACACCGCCACGTGGTACCACTTGAGCTGGTGGAATATACGCGGGACGGTGGCGATGGAGATTACGGCGATGACCACGTACGCGCCGAGCGCCAGCGTGTTCGGGATCTGGTCCCTAAGGAACAGCTCCGTGCGGCGCCTGTCGTCGAACGTTTCCTCCGGCGTCGGGACGGTGGTgttgccgccgctgccgcccgaGATTGGCAGCGTCGGCTCCGACATCATCCCGCGCACTTGCGCCACGAGCGCGGAGACCGTTTTGGTCATAACCTTCAAGAAGTTGTACAGGCCGTCGCCCAGGATCAGTGCAATGGAGATGAACACCTGCATCACATCACAAAACACTCGATCATTCGTTGCCGATTCTTACTCCAACAATGATCAACGCGGCGCGTACGTACCCGGTAGCCGACGATGCCACGGAGGCTGCTGGGTTTAAGGTCGGCGGAGTACCAGTCGCCCTTCTTCTGCTCGATGAGAGGCCACATGATGCCCCACGAGACGACGCCTCCCAGGAGCACGGAGATGTTGACGAGGTAAGGACAGATCATCCCGACTCCGACGTACGTCGCTGAGAAGTCGAAGAAGAACCTGCAAGAGTGCAGTTGTGAGACGTGAACAATCGCTTGtgcggcatgcatgcatggtttggCAGTGCTGCAAGCTAGCTACTACTTTTGTCTGTAGGCCTCGAGGCCCATCGTCGGGAAGGACATGAAGCCGCAGCCTTCGCCGCCGGTGTAGAACCACTGGAAGAAGCCCCAGGTGAAGCTCGCGACAAAGAATTTCCCCAGTGTCTTGACCTGCCTTCTGCAGGAATCAGTTCAGAACTTCAGATACGTTCGTTTCAGGACAGACACtggtagatatatatatatcgaaAGGACAGAGAGATGTATATATGATTTTATGGCCTCTATGTCAGAGAGCAGTCGATGTACAGTACTTGGCAAGCTTGGCGCCCTGAGGAGTGTGGAAGCTGTTGATGAGGTGGGCAGTTGCGGTGCCACTCGGGTAGATAAGCTTGTAATCGATGATCATTATCTGAAAACAGTGGacatcatcaacatcatcatGTTCCAAACCATGTCTTCATTGATGATGTGCAGTATGTATGTACCTTCCTGAGAGGGACAACCGAGAAGAGTCCGAGGAAGCTGACGATGAAGAGGAATCCAATCATCCATCCCAGGCTGGGGTTCTTGATGTTGTGCTCGTCCCGGGTTTCCCCCGACTGGTCGCTGATCGTGTCGCTCATTGCGAACATGTAACTCCCAAATCCGCCTGTGACATGGATTGATCAGCAACTGATTGAAGTGTTAAGATCATGACGCCAAACAGAGCAAGCTGCAAGCTAATGCCACTACATAGGGATACGGTACTGCTTGTGTAACGCGACGGTAGCACTCCGCCAATTCACTGATTGTTACGCTCCACTAAAAAAGGAAGTCTAGAACTCCATTggtttacatttttttttgctggactttatctttttcttattttttttggctCGTGTCTTTGTTGGCATGTTCAATGGACGTGGAAAATTCATGAAATCTAGCTTTGAATGGACGGACCTATATAATACTAGTACTCAATCGGAGCAAAAAATGGCACAGCGGAACGACCAAACAAAACTGGGCCTACTATGAGAAGAGAACGAAGGAGCTCCgaactttttttaattttatagtttttaaataaaaaattgcaaatatatgcacctgtttaaaaaaaatgcaaaacaagACTCTTATCGTAtaaatttgcaatttttcaaaataggctcatatatttgcaatttttatttaaaaaataaaaatttgaaaagCTCCTCCCAATTCTTCACACCTGCACGCCAACTGAGAGAGGATGATGCTAATACCCGCTTCTTCCACCTGCACGCCAACTACTGGCGACGCAAGAGCTATATCACCAGTCTACGGGACGGGGATCACACGGTCTATAGCCAAGAGAAGAAAGCGCAAGTTCTTCAAAGCTACTATGAAAAGCTgcttggcgaggaggtggatAGAACGACAACAATCAACTTGGACTCGTTGGGGATCTCGCCGTGCGACCTTTTCAGCCTAGAGGAGCCGTTTACCGAAGATGAAGTATGGGGTGTGATTTGTGAACTACCATCGGACAAGGCACCAGGGCCTGATGGATACATCAGTGCGTTCTACCAATCTGCATGGCCGGTGATCATGGGTGATGTGATCAAGGCGATCAATGCATTCTTGGCACGGCACCTACACTACTTGAACGGTGTTCTGCAATCCCTATTGCCCAATTATCGGCCTGTTAGTTTGATACACAACTTCCCCAAGTTGGTCTTGAAGATGCTGGCGAACCACCTCGCACCGTGCCTTGGTGAGCTCATACACTTCAATCAAAGCACATTTATTCAGGGCCGATCAATTCAAGACAACTTCAAGTACGTTCAACGATCAGCAAAGTTGGTCAAGAAGTGGAAAATACCCAAGTTGCTGCTCAAGCTGGACATCTCCAATGCATTTGACACGGTCACTTAGGCGTTTTGtgttggaggttttgcaagCTTGGGGTTTCGGGCATTGGAgtaattggattgtgatcctACTTTCAACATCGTCGACACGAGTGCTGCTCAATGGCCAACCGGGGCAAGCCATTCGACACCGACGTGGCCTGTGGCAAGGAGACCTGTTGTCTCCCATGCTATTCATCTTGGTGATGGATGTTCTTAACCAGCTCTTTGCCAAGGCGAGCGTTGATGGGCTTCTCCAACCAATTGGTCATCCGGCGATCAAGCATCAGTGTAGCATGTACGTTGATGGCATGATCTTATTCGCCTCATCGAAGCTCCAAGAAGCCCGGTGATCATGAGCATATTGAACATCTTCAGAGCCGCCTTAGGCCTCATTACGAACCTGGATAAGTGTTCCATCACTCTGATCTTTGGGTGCGAGAAGGCATTGCAAGCAATACAAACCAACCTTACGTGTTAGATCGTGCAATTCCGGATCAAGTATTTGGGACTCCCATTTTCCACCAAGGCACTTCCGAAATCGTAGCTACGCCCGCTCGTGGAGAGTGTCACCACCAAGTTGCCACCATGGAAGAGGCCTTTGATGTAGAAGAGCAGTCGCCTAACCCTCGTAAAATATGTCCTTTCATCCATGCCAATCTACACCCTCATGGTGGATAAACCGCATACGTGGGTAATCGAGGAAATTGACGCAATTCGCCACAAATTTCTTTAGACGAGGCATGACTCGTTAGTGCGGGGGAAATGTGTTGTGGTGTGAGGCGCTATCTGTAGGCCGACGAAGCTAGGCGGGCTCGACGTTCCTGACCTTAAGCTTGCAGGTTTGCACCTCCGCTGACTATGGCTGCAGAAAATAGATCGAGACAAAACTTGGTCAGCATTGTAGCTGCAGGTTAAGCCTGAGGTACAAGCGATGTTTGATGTCTCTGTCTATGTGCAGATTGGCAACGATGATCGTGGTATTTCTAATCGGATGCTTGGCTTGACGGGCACTTGATCAAGTCATTGACGCCTACACTCTGGGTGATGATTGGACGATGTACCATACGCACTCGGACAATCGCACAAGCGTTGCATGGCCAACAGTGGATATGGGACATTACTGAGGCTCTATCTGTTCAAGCTCTCACGGAGTATGTCAGGGTTTGGGATCGGCTCTCAGTGATCTAGTTGGAGGAACAAAGAGATGATATTTATGTGTGGCGTTGGACGACGGACGGGAAATACACAGCACACTCGGCCTACAAGATGCTTCATCAAGGCGGTGTTCACTTCCAGGGAGTGGATCGGATTTGGAAGACCTGGGCGCTACTGAAAGTCAAATTCTTCATCTATTAGCGTCGCGGTGGCATATATGGACGGAGGATAGAAGTTGAAGGCATGGGTTGGAGGCCCACTCCATTTGCTGGCTTTGGGATCAAGAGCTAGATACAGTGGGATGGTTCAGTGCTCTACTCAAAGTCGATCAGGTGGGAATCTCTTTCGTGGGCTTGTTGTGCTTGTGCGTTCATCCAAGAGGCTTCCCTGTAGGGCTAGTGGGAACACATTGTCTCACTACAGCCGGATGCCAAGCGAAAAGGCACCAACACACTTATCATGCTTGTGGCATGACATCTTTGGAAGGAACTTAATGTCAGACTTTTTGATTTTTGTTCCTCAACAGTGTTGTAGCTTCTCAAGCGGATCAAGGCGGACACGAGCTTTGGGCCACGCCTGGCGTGCGTCACTTAGATCGTTTGATCTAGAGTAGTCTGTTACGCTTCGTGGCAGCTCTCTGCCTACTAGCGGGGGTGTGCAGCACCATGCATTATGTTTGTAttcaaacaatattattttacttCTTAATACAATAATGTGTAGTCCTCCAGCATATTAGTAGAAAAAGTTCTTCGCACACGCCTACGGCCCACAGGCCACGATGAAATCCACTAAGGCCGAGTGTAGGTTAGCGCCTCTCGGGTACGAGAAATAGAACGCAGGGCCATCGCAAGTGGCATGTTTCCAACCGAAAGGATGCGAAGTAGTTCTGCAACCATGCAATGATCCATGGATGGAGCGCGTCTGCAAGCACAAAATAACGCCATAGAAATCGATCGGCAATGGCCTGGTGTGTACTTGCGTACCGCTGAATGCGATGCCGGAGCACGCGACGACGCACGTCTGCACGACGGTGTTCTCCTGCCGGGTGAAGGGCCGGACGCGCGCGACGCCGGCCTTGTCGAGCAGCTTGGTCCATgacgtgaggaagaagaagccgagGAGCCCCGCGGAGACGTTGAGCGAGGGGATGATCCCCGTGGTGAGGTTGAGCTTCATGACGATGACGCTGAACATGGCGCCCAGGAGCGCGCTCACCGCCAGCGCCCGCGCCGTCACCTGCTCCCGCCACCCCGGCACCACCCGCCCCTCGAACACCCGCTCCACCGACTCCGCcgcctcgtcctcgtcctcctctcttctcctcctcgccATGGCCTCCGATCCCCGCGCGCGCGTGTCAGTTGTTCGTGACGATTCTTTCCGATCAACCGTTCGGCTCCCCCTCCCGTGCCTTGTTGTAGTAGCTGGACGTATGTGCGGCTGGCCGGGCGCGGGCGCGTGTTTGTGGGGGCTTAGAGCACTGCGCCCCGCATGGCTATGGGTCGCGTGGTCGTCTCCAGTTCCCTGCGAGCGACCGACGTGTGGGGTCAATTGGGCAGTAGACTATGCCGGGGGTACGCAGGTCACAGAAAGAGTTCACCGGGATCCGGTTCTCTCGGCCACTGTCTCGCTGCCATGCACTTCCGGCCGCAAAGATCGGGGACGAAGCTCTTATGGCTTACCTGCTCCTGGTTGGGATCAACGGCGGTGTTGGTCTCGGCGCCAACGACACCCGGAACAAGCAGGAGAAGAAGCCGCCAAATGTGCTCTCCTTCGTTGCATTTTGGGTGGCCGTTATGCACCCTTGTCTCCTTCGTTGCATTTTGGGCGATCGTGTATGCACCCTTGTCTCCTTCGTCAGCGCAGCAGCGGGGAGTGAGCCAAAGTCAAGAGAGGGCCAATTGCTCAGTGAAAATCAACAACTACACGATGATAATTTAGAGGAATCGTTTCTAGCGGGTACCCGTTCGATCAATAGCCCTCTCCATCTATTTAACCTCGTGATTAATTTACCGAATTTTCTTAGGATTCGACGGTGGCCTTGGGCCACCTGAACTTTTGTGTTCAGAGAATGTTGCCATAGAAGGCATCCATGGATCAAGAGGGGTGGGAGGACTGAGGAGGACATAAATTATCATGCCACAAAATACAATCTTTTGCTGGTTTGCTGATCTCACGATAATACATGCCACTGCCATGCTGCAAGCCTGCGACAGACCGAGCAGAGCACATGTCGTCATGTCGATGCCAAGCAAGAAGACAACCCTACATCTTGCTGCTGCtactggcgcccttgcgggtGGGCCCCATCTCCTTGGCGAGGTTCCGGAGCACGTACTTCTGGATCTTGCCGGTGGAGGTCTTGGGCAGCTCGGCGCGGAACACGACTGTCTTTGGCACCATGTAGCGCGGCATGCGCTCCCGGCTCCACGCGATGACGTCGGCCGCGGTCACCGCGCCCGCCGCGCCATCCTTGAGGCTCACGAACGCGCACGGCGTCTCGCCCCAGAACTCGTCCGGCcgcgccaccaccgccgcctcgTTCACCGCCGGGTGCCCGTAGAGCACGGACTCGACCTCCACGCTGCTGATGTTCTCCCCGCCGCTGATGATCACGTCCTTGGACCGGTCGCGGATCTCCAGGTACCCATCCGGGTGCATGACGCCGACGTCCCCCGTGTAGAACCACCCGTTGTCGCGTATCGCCGCCTTGGTCGCCTTCACGTCGTTCAGGTAGCCAAGCATGATGCACCCGCCGCGGAGCACGATCTCGCCCATCGTGGAGCCGTCGCGGGGCACGCTGCGGCCGGTTTCGCCGTCGATGACGTCGACTTCGGCCATGCCCGGGGTGCGCACGCCCTGCCTCGCCTTGAGCCGTGCGCGCTCCAACGCGGGGAGCTTGTTCCATTCCCCCTTCCACGCGCACGACACCACAAGGCCTGCAGTCTCGGTGAGCCCGTACCCGTGGCTGACCTCGAAGCCAATGGCCTCCGTGCGGTCCAGCACagctgccggcggcggcgcgccggcCGTGAGGATGCGCACCTTTCCTGGGGGCGGCTGGCGTACGCCCTCGGGGGCGTTGGCCAGCATGTTGAGCACGACGGGCGCGCCACAGAGGTGATTGACCCCGCAGAGCGCGATCGTGGCGTACACCTCGGCGGCGTCGACGCGGCGGAGGCAGACGTTAGTGCCGCCCACCACAGCCATCCCCCACGGGAAGCTCCAGCCGTTGGCGTGGAACATAGGCAGCGTCCACAGGTACGTCGGCTGCGGCGGCACCGCCCAATCCACAAGCGAATCAACGGTGACTAAGAAGATCCCGCGGTGGCAGTGCACCACGCCCTTGGGCGCCGACGTCGTACCGGAGGTGTAGTTCAGTATCATCGGGTCCCACTCGCTCGCCGGCCGCACCCACGCGAACTCCGGGTCACCCTTCTCTAGAAGCCTCTCGTACGTCAAGGTCTCGGCAGGGGCAGCCGGGAACTCCTTCTCGTGGGGATCCTCGACGGGGATGACGCGCGGCGCCGGGTGCCCTGGAGGGAGCAGCTGGAGCGCGTCGCGGATGAGCGGAAGCGACGCTGGGTCCGCGAAGACGAGCTTGGAGCCGGAGTGGCGGAGCAGGACGGCGACCGTGCGCGCGTCGAGGCGCGTGTTGATGGTGTTAAGCACGGCGCCGCTCATGGGCACGCCAAAGTGCATCTCGTACATGGCCGGCACGTTGGGCAAGAGCGCGGACACCTAGCAATCCAATTCGATCAATCGCCAGATTAGTTTCGCGCACGCGGAGCGAGTACGTGCATAAACAAGAGACGCCTGCGGAATCGACGGAGGAAACGGGTGGCTTACGATGTCGCGGCGGGAGATGCCGAGGGAGACGAGCGCGGAGGAGAGGCGGAGGCATCGGCGGAAGGTCTGGGACCAGGTGAAGACGGTGTCGTGGTAGACGACGGAGGGGCAGTCGCCGTACACGGTGGCCGCACGCTCCAGGAATCCGAGCGGCGTGAGCGGGCTCGAGTTCGCCGGATTCGCGCTGAGGCTGTCCATGCCGGGTCGGTCGCCGGAAGAGCGCGCCTTGCCTTGTCTAGTGTGAACGTAACGACTCCAGTGTGGATAGGGAGGAGACTGTAGGCGAGGCCCGCGAGGGGCAGAGGCGGCGACGGTATCTAAAGCCACGTGTTAGGCTGAGGCGCGTTGTCCTGCTCCTGCAATTCGATGGGAAACCGGCGGTCACGATCCAGTGCGAGCACAAAGAGTATACACATACGTGGATCTACTGCTACATAGCTACAGTGCCTGAACCCATGAGAGCGCTCCAAATTTTGGAgcgataatatatgttatagattccGGATTGCAGGGACGAACATGAAAATTCCATTAGCCCTTTCATACATATGGAATATTGAGACTGTTCATTTATTAATTGTATAGatgaaaataattatataataaataagataaataagagataaatagatattagatcatctccaattatattact harbors:
- the LOC133887831 gene encoding LOW QUALITY PROTEIN: probable metal-nicotianamine transporter YSL10 (The sequence of the model RefSeq protein was modified relative to this genomic sequence to represent the inferred CDS: deleted 1 base in 1 codon; substituted 1 base at 1 genomic stop codon); protein product: MARRRREEDEDEAAESVERVFEGRVVPGWREQVTARALAVSALLGAMFSVIVMKLNLTTGIIPSLNVSAGLLGFFFLTSWTKLLDKAGVARVRPFTRQENTVVQTCVVACSGIAFSGGFGSYMFAMSDTISDQSGETRDEHNIKNPSLGWMIGFLFIVSFLGLFSVVPLRKVHHTAHHQXRHGLEHDDVDDVHCFQIMIIDYKLIYPSGTATAHLINSFHTPQGAKLAKRQVKTLGKFFVASFTWGFFQWFYTGGEGCGFMSFPTMGLEAYRQKFFFDFSATYVGVGMICPYLVNISVLLGGVVSWGIMWPLIEQKKGDWYSADLKPSSLRGIVGYRVFISIALILGDGLYNFLKVMTKTVSALVAQVRGMMSEPTLPISGGSGGNTTVPTPEETFDDRRRTELFLRDQIPNTLALGAYVVIAVISIATVPRIFHQLKWYHVAVSYVIAPVLAFCNAYGCGLTDWSLATTYGKLAIFTVGAWAGASDGGIIAGLAACGVMIGIVSTASDLTQDFKTGYMTLASPRSMFVSQVIGTAMGCVIAPSVFWLFYNAFHDIGMPGSEYPSPNALVYRNMAILGVQGLGSLPRHCLDLCIAFFVAAIAINLARDLAGPKAAAYIPLPMAMAIPFYLGPYFGIDMCIGSLVRFVWDRLDPARAKAFAPPVASGLICGDGIWTLPQSVLALAGVKPPICMKFLSRSTNAKVDAFLRTLSS
- the LOC133888552 gene encoding 2-methylpropanoate--CoA ligase CCL4-like, coding for MDSLSANPANSSPLTPLGFLERAATVYGDCPSVVYHDTVFTWSQTFRRCLRLSSALVSLGISRRDIVSALLPNVPAMYEMHFGVPMSGAVLNTINTRLDARTVAVLLRHSGSKLVFADPASLPLIRDALQLLPPGHPAPRVIPVEDPHEKEFPAAPAETLTYERLLEKGDPEFAWVRPASEWDPMILNYTSGTTSAPKGVVHCHRGIFLVTVDSLVDWAVPPQPTYLWTLPMFHANGWSFPWGMAVVGGTNVCLRRVDAAEVYATIALCGVNHLCGAPVVLNMLANAPEGVRQPPPGKVRILTAGAPPPAAVLDRTEAIGFEVSHGYGLTETAGLVVSCAWKGEWNKLPALERARLKARQGVRTPGMAEVDVIDGETGRSVPRDGSTMGEIVLRGGCIMLGYLNDVKATKAAIRDNGWFYTGDVGVMHPDGYLEIRDRSKDVIISGGENISSVEVESVLYGHPAVNEAAVVARPDEFWGETPCAFVSLKDGAAGAVTAADVIAWSRERMPRYMVPKTVVFRAELPKTSTGKIQKYVLRNLAKEMGPTRKGASSSSKM